One Castanea sativa cultivar Marrone di Chiusa Pesio chromosome 4, ASM4071231v1 DNA window includes the following coding sequences:
- the LOC142631871 gene encoding putative pectate lyase 5, which translates to MTSYYSLSLITILFSLLIPNLIATRPVKDPKITVQAVQRSINASLIRRNLEEGSSCLTGNPIDDCWKCDSTWDKNRQKLADCAVGFGKNAVGGKDGKIYVVTDPSDNDVVNPKNGTLRHAVIQDEPLWIIFERDMVIKLKVELIMNSYKTIDGRGANVHITGGGCITIQSITNIIIHGINIHECKPAGNTNVRSSPGHFGHRGISDGDAVNIFGSKHIWVDHVTLSNCDDGLIDAVEGSSLITISNSLFTQHDKVILLGHNDANTVDKSMQVTIAFNHFGEGLTQRIPRIRHGYVHVVNNDYTKWKMYAIGGSAAPTILSQGNRFLAPDDVKSKEVTKYEDAPKSEWQKWNWKSEGDEFLNGAFFTSSSRAINSSNVAFFTSSSRSSSSLSASDISAKAVTLVPKLTANAGALKCKKGSAC; encoded by the exons atgacaAGCTATTATTCACTCTCTCTCATCAccattctcttctctctcctaaTCCCAAACCTCATTGCCACCAGACCAGTTAAAGACCCCAAAATTACAGTACAAGCAGTACAAAG GAGCATCAATGCCTCTTTGATTAGGAGAAATTTGGAGGAGGGTTCCTCTTGCTTAACTGGGAATCCAATTGATGATTGTTGGAAGTGTGACTCCACATGGGATAAGAATCGGCAGAAGCTTGCTGATTGTGCAGTCGGGTTCGGCAAGAATGCTGTTGGTGGTAAAGATGGTAAGATTTATGTGGTTACAGATCCCAGTGATAATGATGTTGTAAATCCCAAGAATGGGACTCTAAGACATGCTGTGATCCAAGATGAACCATTGTGGATTATATTTGAACGTGATATGGTGATCAAATTGAAGGTGGAATTGATTATGAACTCGTATAAGACCATTGATGGTAGGGGAGCTAATGTGCACATAACTGGTGGTGGATGCATTACTATTCAGTCAATAACTAACATTATAATTCATGGGATAAACATACATGAATGTAAGCCAGCAGGGAATACTAATGTGAGAAGTTCCCCAGGTCACTTTGGGCATAGGGGTATTTCAGATGGTGATGCTGTAAACATCTTTGGTAGTAAACATATTTGGGTAGACCATGTCACACTTTCAAACTGTGATGACGGTCTGATTGATGCAGTTGAAGGTTCATCCTTGATTACCATTTCAAACAGTTTATTTACACAACATGATAAGGTTATATTATTGGGACACAATGATGCCAACACTGTAGACAAGAGCATGCAAGTCACTATTGCCTTCAATCACTTTGGAGAAGGGCTTACTCAAAGAATTCCAAG GATTAGGCACGGGTACGTCCATGTGGTGAATAATGACTACACCAAGTGGAAAATGTATGCCATAGGTGGGAGTGCTGCCCCTACCATCCTTAGCCAAGGGAACAGATTTCTAGCACCAGATGATGTAAAAAGCAAAGAG GTGACCAAATACGAAGATGCACCAAAAAGTGAATGGCAGAAATGGAATTGGAAATCTGAAGGAGATGAATTTCTAAATGGTGCATTTTTCACATCCTCCTCTAGAGCTATTAATTCCTCAAATGTTGCATTTTTCACATCCTCCTCTAGATCTAGTTCTTCCTTAAGCGCTTCTGACATAAGTGCAAAAGCAGTTACTCTTGTTCCCAAACTTACAGCTAATGCGGGTGCACTTAAATGCAAGAAGGGATCTGCATGCTGA
- the LOC142631769 gene encoding uncharacterized protein LOC142631769 — protein sequence MGLGKGKGLMKGPALISEKPPVLLREDSEYALEKLSSIITVDNYEDLGNHATEAMGETGLFTISQAMLMMKGLMGRCLNHETTLDRLRKKNNLMEDELHDLKAWEINMEKKLTCSEQVRGEIEKQTEQLTQILWIKKRRLRMPRISSVKPKKRRYGSIMIPTFL from the exons ATGGGGCTAGGAAAGGGTAAAGGTTTAATGAAAGGTCCAGCTCTTATTAGtgagaaaccacccgtcctcCTGCGAGAAGATTCTGAGTATGCCTTGGAAAAGCTCTCGTCCATCATAACTGTTGACAACTATGAGGATCTTGGTAACCATGCTACagaggcgatgggagagacgggtCTTTTTACCATTTCTCAA GCCatgttgatgatgaaggggTTGATGGGTCGTTGTCTGAATCATGAGACAACCTTGGACCGTCTCAGGAAGAAGAATAATTTGATGGAAGACGAGCTTCATGATCTGAAGGCTTGGGAGATCAACATGGAGAAAAAGCTTACCTGCTCTGAGCAGGTCAGAGGAGAGATAGAGAAGCAGACGGAGCAGCTGACACAAATCTTATGGATAAAGAAAAGGAGGTTACGGATGCCAAGAATCAGCTCCGTGAAGCCAAAGAAGAGGCGATACGGGAGTATCATGATTCCGACCTTCTTATAG